The following coding sequences lie in one Erwinia amylovora genomic window:
- a CDS encoding cytochrome c — protein MKGFILQVSLACILVQSGFVPAAQNSDIIRRGEYLARAGDCTACHTATNGPLFGGGFAVSTPFGQIWAPNISSDKQFGIGSWSDDQFVAAVRDGINRNGEQLYPAMPYDSFTKIKRADVLAIKAYIVSLPGVHQPSPQTSLPFPFNQRWGLRFWKWINFDSGELREDPLQSSAWNNGRYLVEALAHCGTCHTPRNITLGMDNDNALAGGDLGGWAAFNITPHQQAGIGSWSQQQLVTYLKTGFVVEKASASGSMAEAIEHSLQYLHDSDLNDIAIYLKSVPARGNSAQIRDRSVWGRPSNVLSALRGADEETWRTQPGARVFAGNCASCHAADGSGSGKGLHAYPSLFHHTTTGAEDARNLVSVVLNGVHRHMQQGEIFMPAFAAELDDQQVADVSNFVIRQFGNPAAAGVTAKQVKALRKDAKLASPPVYMQGDTP, from the coding sequence ATGAAAGGCTTCATATTACAGGTTTCCCTGGCATGCATCCTTGTGCAGAGCGGCTTTGTGCCGGCAGCGCAGAATAGCGACATCATCAGGCGTGGTGAATATCTGGCCCGTGCCGGGGATTGTACCGCCTGCCACACCGCCACCAACGGCCCGCTGTTTGGCGGCGGATTTGCGGTCAGCACCCCGTTTGGCCAGATCTGGGCGCCAAATATTTCATCTGATAAACAGTTCGGCATCGGTAGCTGGAGCGACGACCAGTTTGTGGCGGCAGTGCGCGACGGGATCAATAGAAACGGCGAGCAACTCTATCCGGCAATGCCTTACGACTCTTTCACCAAAATAAAGCGTGCGGATGTGCTGGCGATAAAAGCCTATATTGTGTCGTTACCGGGCGTACATCAGCCGTCACCGCAGACCAGCCTGCCGTTTCCGTTTAATCAGCGCTGGGGGCTGCGCTTCTGGAAGTGGATCAACTTCGACAGCGGCGAGCTGCGGGAGGATCCGTTGCAAAGCTCCGCATGGAACAACGGGCGCTATCTGGTTGAAGCCCTGGCTCATTGCGGCACCTGCCATACGCCGCGCAATATCACGCTGGGGATGGATAATGATAATGCCCTGGCCGGCGGTGACCTTGGCGGTTGGGCCGCCTTTAATATCACTCCGCACCAGCAGGCGGGCATCGGCAGCTGGAGCCAGCAACAGCTGGTGACCTATCTGAAAACCGGCTTTGTGGTCGAAAAGGCCAGCGCTTCTGGATCGATGGCCGAAGCGATTGAGCACAGTCTGCAATATCTCCACGATAGCGACCTTAACGATATTGCCATCTACCTGAAGAGCGTGCCAGCGCGCGGAAATAGCGCTCAAATTCGTGACCGCAGCGTCTGGGGGCGTCCTTCGAACGTTTTAAGCGCGCTGCGTGGCGCTGATGAAGAAACATGGCGGACACAGCCGGGCGCGCGGGTATTTGCCGGTAATTGTGCCAGTTGCCACGCAGCAGACGGTTCCGGTTCCGGCAAGGGCCTGCATGCTTACCCGTCGCTGTTTCACCACACCACCACCGGAGCGGAGGATGCACGCAATCTGGTATCGGTGGTGCTAAACGGCGTGCATCGCCATATGCAGCAGGGTGAGATCTTTATGCCAGCCTTTGCTGCCGAACTGGATGACCAGCAGGTGGCCGATGTCAGTAATTTCGTTATCCGGCAGTTTGGCAACCCGGCTGCGGCTGGAGTAACGGCGAAGCAGGTGAAAGCGCTGCGTAAGGATGCAAAGCTGGCATCGCCACCCGTTTATATGCAGGGTGACACGCCATAA
- the tdk gene encoding thymidine kinase gives MAQLYFYYSAMNAGKSTALLQSSYNYHERGMRTLVYTAELDNRFGVAKVSSRIGLSSPAKLYNNSTSLFAEISAEHHREPVHCVLVDESQFLTREQVKSLSEVVDMLDIPVLCYGLRTDFRGELFTGSQYLLAWSDKLVELKTICHCGRKASMVLRIDAGGKPFKEGEQVQIGGNERYVSVCRKHYSEALENGSLQAIYGKQHAD, from the coding sequence ATGGCGCAGCTTTATTTCTATTACTCGGCGATGAATGCCGGAAAATCGACAGCTTTGTTACAATCTTCCTATAATTACCATGAACGTGGGATGAGAACCCTGGTGTATACCGCCGAGTTAGATAATCGTTTCGGCGTGGCAAAAGTCAGTTCTCGCATCGGTCTTTCATCTCCTGCTAAGTTGTATAATAACAGTACGTCACTGTTTGCAGAGATAAGCGCCGAGCATCACCGGGAACCAGTGCACTGCGTACTGGTGGATGAAAGCCAGTTTCTGACGCGTGAACAGGTTAAATCATTATCTGAAGTTGTTGATATGTTAGATATACCTGTACTCTGTTATGGGTTGCGCACGGATTTTCGCGGTGAGTTATTTACGGGTAGTCAGTATTTATTAGCCTGGTCGGATAAGCTGGTAGAATTAAAAACTATCTGTCACTGCGGCAGAAAAGCCAGCATGGTGTTGCGCATTGACGCGGGGGGGAAGCCTTTTAAAGAAGGTGAACAGGTACAAATAGGCGGTAATGAGCGTTATGTTTCTGTATGTCGTAAGCATTACTCAGAAGCGCTGGAAAATGGTTCTTTACAGGCTATTTATGGCAAGCAACATGCTGACTAA
- the hns gene encoding histone-like nucleoid-structuring protein H-NS — protein MSEALKILNNIRTLRAQARECTLETLEEMLEKLEVVVNERREEESQAQAEVEERARKLQQYRDMLIADGIDPNELLSTLAAAKTPGKAKRAARPAKYSYVDENGENKTWTGQGRTPAVIKQAIEEQGKKLEDFLL, from the coding sequence ATGAGCGAAGCACTTAAAATTCTGAACAATATCCGCACACTTCGTGCCCAGGCAAGAGAATGTACTCTGGAAACTCTTGAAGAGATGCTGGAAAAACTCGAAGTTGTGGTAAATGAACGCCGTGAAGAAGAAAGTCAGGCACAGGCAGAAGTTGAAGAGCGTGCACGTAAACTTCAGCAATACCGCGATATGCTGATTGCAGATGGCATTGACCCTAATGAACTCCTTTCCACACTGGCTGCGGCCAAGACTCCTGGTAAAGCTAAACGCGCTGCTCGTCCGGCCAAGTATTCTTATGTCGACGAGAATGGCGAAAATAAAACCTGGACTGGCCAGGGCCGTACTCCGGCGGTAATCAAACAGGCTATCGAAGAGCAAGGCAAGAAGCTCGAAGACTTTCTGCTGTAA
- a CDS encoding NAD-dependent epimerase, whose translation MKYLVTGAAGFIGFHVAQRLLNAGHQVVGLDNLNDYYDVNLKTARLALISHHASFTFIKGDLADREGMAELFRCHRFQRVIHLAAQAGVRYSLENPLAYADANLVGHLNILEGCRHNQVEHLLYASSSSVYGLNRKMPFSTDDSVDHPVSLYAATKKANELMSHTYSHLYGIPTSGLRFFTVYGPWGRPDMALFKFTRAIIAGEKIDVYNHGQMRRDFTYIDDIVESVFRLQEVIPQADKDWTVEAGSPATSSAPYRVYNIGNSQPVTLMDYIGALESALGTVADKNMLQMQPGDVVDTSADISALYKAIGFKPQTSVKEGVARFVSWYKEFYHK comes from the coding sequence ATGAAATATCTGGTCACCGGCGCAGCGGGCTTCATTGGCTTCCATGTGGCGCAACGCCTGCTTAACGCCGGTCACCAGGTTGTCGGCCTTGACAACCTGAATGACTATTACGATGTGAATCTCAAAACGGCCCGCCTGGCGCTTATTTCTCATCACGCCAGTTTTACCTTTATTAAGGGCGATCTTGCCGACCGGGAAGGTATGGCAGAATTATTTCGCTGCCATCGCTTTCAGCGGGTAATCCATCTTGCCGCACAGGCAGGAGTGCGTTATTCACTGGAAAACCCTCTGGCATATGCAGATGCCAATCTGGTGGGTCATCTTAATATTCTGGAAGGGTGCCGCCATAATCAGGTGGAACACCTGTTATACGCCTCTTCAAGCTCGGTATACGGGCTTAACCGCAAAATGCCATTTTCTACCGATGATTCAGTCGATCACCCGGTTTCCCTGTATGCTGCTACCAAAAAAGCCAATGAGCTGATGTCCCATACCTATTCTCATCTGTATGGCATCCCGACTAGCGGACTGCGCTTCTTCACCGTTTACGGTCCGTGGGGACGTCCGGATATGGCATTATTTAAATTTACCCGCGCAATAATTGCCGGCGAAAAAATCGACGTTTATAACCATGGCCAGATGCGGCGCGATTTCACCTATATCGACGACATTGTTGAATCTGTTTTCCGCCTGCAGGAGGTGATCCCGCAGGCGGACAAAGACTGGACGGTAGAAGCAGGTAGCCCTGCTACCAGTTCGGCCCCTTACCGGGTTTACAATATTGGCAACAGCCAGCCCGTCACCTTGATGGACTATATTGGGGCGCTGGAGAGCGCACTGGGCACGGTAGCGGATAAGAACATGTTGCAGATGCAGCCTGGTGACGTCGTCGACACCAGCGCGGATATCAGTGCCTTGTATAAGGCCATTGGTTTCAAACCGCAAACTTCAGTGAAAGAGGGGGTTGCGCGCTTTGTGTCCTGGTATAAAGAGTTTTATCACAAGTAA